The stretch of DNA CGGGGGCAGGTCGCGACGCGTGCGCGTGCCGAGGATGAGCGACAGCACCAGACCGAGCGCGCCGACGGCGATGAGGATGTAGCCGACCATCGTCAGGTCGACGCCGCTGATGCGGTCCTGGACGGCGAAGGACAGGATCGCGCCGACCGCCAGCAGGAAGAGCGAGGTACCGATCTGCATGAGGACTCCTCGGACAGTGGTCGACGCGTTGCCGACCGGGTGCGGCGAGCGTGGCACGCGTCGACTCGTCCCGCACGTCCAGACGACGAGAGCCCCTCGCCGCAGTGCGGCGAGGGGCTCTCGGACGAAGCCTGTCTCAGGCCTCGGCGTCCGGCCGTGGTCTCAGACCTCGGTGTCGGGGGCCGAGGCGGGGACGCCGGCGAGGCGGCCCGTCTCGTCGTGGATCGACACGGCGATCTCACGCAGCTTGTCCTCGTGCTCGCGGGCGTGGTGTGCGCAGAAGAGCAGCTCGGTTCCGCCGGCGAGCTCGACGCGGACGTACGCCTGTGCTCCACACCGGTCGCAACGGTCGGTCGCGTTCAGAC from Aeromicrobium erythreum encodes:
- a CDS encoding DUF6458 family protein — encoded protein: MQIGTSLFLLAVGAILSFAVQDRISGVDLTMVGYILIAVGALGLVLSLILGTRTRRDLPPPR
- a CDS encoding DUF7455 domain-containing protein, encoding MAAVAELPGLNATDRCDRCGAQAYVRVELAGGTELLFCAHHAREHEDKLREIAVSIHDETGRLAGVPASAPDTEV